In Bacillus sp. DX3.1, the following proteins share a genomic window:
- a CDS encoding acyl-CoA dehydrogenase family protein: protein MTLSFVETEEQLLIIEKIKELIPKFAEREHQLSELGSFPFENIKNLKDIGYTTLTLPKDFGGQAISLYDFVLFQEKIAEGDGATALSIGWHLGIVKELAENRSWDPDMFSWFCEEVKKGALFNRAATEPKTGSPTRGGKPETLAVRKGDKWVVSGRKSFTTMAPVLDYFIVSASIEGREEVGEFIIPRHEKGVSIEETWDSVAMRGTASHDLVLQNVEIPERYFTDTMVPRTKPKGTGWLLHIPACYLGIAQAARNYAIEFAKTYQPNSLNHLISSLPNVRKLAGELELELMQARTFLYQVASKYDEVEDKQSLQAELAAAKYIATNTAISVVDKAMRIVGARSLSEKNPLHRYYLNVRAGLHNPPMDDVTLSLIADRAFK, encoded by the coding sequence ATGACACTCTCATTTGTAGAAACGGAAGAACAACTTCTCATAATAGAGAAGATAAAAGAACTCATCCCAAAATTTGCGGAAAGGGAACATCAATTAAGCGAATTGGGATCTTTTCCGTTTGAAAATATAAAAAATTTAAAAGATATAGGATATACAACATTAACACTTCCGAAAGATTTTGGAGGGCAAGCAATCTCATTGTATGATTTTGTCTTGTTTCAAGAGAAAATCGCTGAGGGAGATGGAGCGACAGCCCTATCGATTGGATGGCATCTTGGAATTGTGAAAGAACTTGCTGAAAATCGCTCTTGGGACCCTGATATGTTTTCCTGGTTTTGTGAAGAAGTAAAAAAAGGAGCTCTTTTTAACCGTGCTGCGACAGAACCGAAGACAGGGAGTCCGACACGTGGTGGCAAACCTGAAACGTTAGCGGTACGAAAAGGTGACAAATGGGTTGTAAGTGGAAGAAAAAGTTTTACAACGATGGCTCCTGTACTCGATTATTTTATCGTCTCTGCTAGTATCGAAGGACGAGAAGAGGTAGGAGAATTTATTATTCCCCGTCATGAAAAAGGTGTTTCAATTGAAGAAACATGGGATAGTGTGGCGATGAGGGGAACTGCGAGTCACGACCTTGTGTTGCAAAATGTTGAGATTCCTGAACGATACTTTACTGACACGATGGTTCCACGTACAAAACCAAAAGGAACAGGATGGTTGCTTCATATACCAGCTTGTTATTTAGGGATTGCACAAGCTGCAAGAAATTATGCAATTGAATTTGCAAAAACATATCAACCAAATAGTTTAAATCATCTGATTAGCTCACTACCAAATGTAAGAAAGCTAGCTGGGGAGCTAGAATTAGAGTTGATGCAAGCTCGTACGTTCTTATATCAAGTTGCATCGAAATATGATGAGGTAGAAGATAAGCAATCATTACAGGCGGAATTAGCGGCAGCAAAATATATCGCGACGAATACCGCGATATCTGTTGTAGATAAGGCTATGCGGATTGTTGGAGCAAGAAGTTTATCAGAAAAAAATCCGTTGCATCGCTACTATTTAAATGTTCGTGCTGGATT